The DNA window CCATAATTAAAACCTCCTAAAATTTTTATAATAAATTTGTCTGGCCAGACTGTTTATCATTTAAAAGCTACCTTATCTGCTCCTTTGATTTGCCAATGAGGAGCATCCTTAAAGGATTTCCAACAATTTCCACCCCATTCAATTCCATATTTTTCTAAAAGTCCTTTCTCTCTTGCAACATTATAAATATCTTGATAGTAGTGAAAATCTTTCCAACTTCCTTTGTAAACTATTTTTTCAACTTCTTTTTCTATTTCTTTTCCATTTTCCTTAACTTTTACCTTAACTTTTTCTCTTACAAGAACTCCAATATCTGCAGCATAACCAAGACCATCAAACTTAATTTGATGATTAGATTTTTGTTTATAGCCATCTGCTTTTGTTACTTTTATTCCAGGTAATGTTCTACCTTTTTGATATTCTAAATTTTGTTCTGCTGCTGTTCTAACTCCTGCTGTAATCTTAAAATCCCAAGGGCTTATTAAAATTAACTCTTTTAAAAAATTTACCAGGTTTAGATGTACTCCTTTTAATTTCTCCAAGCTACTTTGCGATAAAGTGTACATACTTATCAACTCCTTTATTTCTTTATATAAAAATTATTAAACTGACCTCGTAATTTGCCGTTTAAAGGCATTAAAAAAAGGTAGCTATATAAAACTACCTTTAATAACCTTAATCCCACTTAATATCTTCTAACTCATTTATTGTTTCAACTTCTTTTATTTTCTTAGTTATAGCAGTGTATTTATTTTGTGCTGCTATAACTCTTAATATCCAAGAAAAATAAATTAAATTTAATTCTCCAAGTTGGATATCTACAACAGAATTATTTTTTAATCTCCAAGGTGTTGTTAGAGATTTTAAAAATTGTTTTAGCTTTCCAACTTTCATTGCCATTTTTATTTTTTCTTCTAGTTCTGTATCGACAGAAATGCCTAATGTATCTAATGCTTGTTTTATTACATCATAGTCTTCTATTTCTCCAGCCATATCCAATGCCATCTTGACTCTCATGAAGTTAATCTCATCGTATTCTTTCATTTGGAATACTTTACCATTATGCTCATAACTTCCAAACATCTTATCTAGCAGAATTTCTCTGAACTTATGTCTAAAAGTTCTTTTGACATCTTCCATATCTATATCCCAAGTATGTGTAGATGTGTTCCATGTATGATAAGAGCTTGGTTGAGGTACTGTCTTTAATTTCTTATCTTCTATGTACTCTCCAGGGGCAAGCTGAACCTCAATATCTTCTTCTATAAGTTCATCTCTAGTCATTTCTCTTATAATGTTTTTAGATACATCATAAGTTGGGTACTTAAACGGTTCAGTTCTTTCTATTGCTATATAATCAGAGGGAATTAATTCAGGATAATCTAAAAATAGATTATCGCCCATAAAATTTTTAACTTCCTCTGCAGTTAAATTAACTGTGAAAGCAAGTCTTGATTTTTTCTCTTTTGAATAAATGTAAAACATAACATCTCTCCTTTCAATTTTGAATAGATTTTTAAATTTATTCAGTTTTTTATATTTAAAATTGCAGATTTGAGTGCCTTATATATAAAATTCTTAAAAATTATATTTAAGAAAAATTATAAAAATAAACTCAAAAGCACAAAATTAAACCTTAAATTCTTTATAAATTTCTATAATATTAATCTAATAATATACAATTTACTATAATATCATTTTCAGGTTTATCTAAGTAATTTATAATATATTGTGGGTGAGTATGCGGGGCTTTTGTTGTCAAAGCTCTAACATATATGGTATCAGTATTATCTAAAACATACGAGCAAGTTATCCTTGAATTGCTTTGAGGATAAAAAGAAAATCCACATTTTTCTGAAATATTTTTTTCAGCATTTGGAAATATTCCTATTGCATAAGAATTATTTCCTGTGGATCCTGTTGCAATTACTAAAATATTATGATTTTTAGGAATCCTTACCCCTAAGCCATCAGTTGTTAATATTGCACCAATATCATTTTTTTGGAATATTATAGTGTTATTATATTTAATTACATATTGTAAATGTTTGTTTAGATTTTCCAATCTCTTACGATTTTCCCAAATAGATAGTTCTTCAAAATTCCCATCTGGAACACTTACTCTTCTGCTTTGTGATTCTTTACAGATGTAGAATTTCTTATTTCCAGTAAAGTAGTAAACATCACCTTTTACTGCTTCTGTTAATGGGAATTTCCCATCTTCTTTTCCAAGTGCAGAAACTACTCTATCATCAATTTCTTGAGCCGTTCCAACATACCCTCCTTTTTGGGTATAGTTAGTTTCTAAAAATTCTTTTGTGATATACAAATCTTTTCCAGAGTTTGGTACTGTTATAGATTGAGCATTAGATGCTATTAAGTTTAACTTTAATTCTATCTTAAATGGGCCATCTGTCTCAGGTGGTATCCAAGAAGTTTCATCTCCATCATTCATATAATAGTACATTATCTCTTGCCCGTTATCATTGACAAACACTCCTATTTCTCTTGGGTAGTATCCAGTTCTAAGACTTACATTATCTATGTTTGTTGTTAAAATAACTGTGTCATGTTCCTGGTTTAAAGTTAGTATACCTTTATCAACTTTTTGATTAATTAAATGCTCTAGTTCAGCAGGGTTATCATAGTTATCCAGTCTACCATCACCTATTTTAATCTTAGAAAAGTTAATAGGCTTGTTCTCTGCTTGAATTTTAGCCAAGTATTCTCTACCTTTTTTAGTTATCCCATTAAATTTCATTTAGTCATACCTCCTGTTATTTGCTTATATGCCTTTATGTAAACAATGTTATTTACAGTAAAGTCTTTCTTTTTATTTTCCTTAGTTGCTAATAAAGTTACTTCTTTAAAGCCAGATACATAGTATTTAGATGTATTTACCTGTTTTAACTCTATATAATCTAAATGACTTCTAACATTCTTGTTAGCTTCTATATTTTCCATCAACTCTCTATACTCATCTGGGTCTGTCATTTTCTTATCTGTATAGATTCTAAAAGTACCTGGTTTACCATTATAGTCTGTCCATTCTTTTACATCAAATCCTTTATATAGTAGACCACACACATCTTTTAATACTTTAGTTGTCCCCATATTGATTTTAGAAAATATAGCTCTTTTAACTATCTTTTTCTTTTCTTCAAGAGTTGCATTTTTAGTGTAGATAGAGTATTCCCATAAGAGCATATTAATCTCTTGTTCATTCATCAAATCTATTATCTCTAGCTTTTTTAATTCCCTATTTATAATAGAGTTTCTACCTTTCAAGACATAGTCTATAGCCTCATATATCCATTTTGTTGTTGCATCATCAAGAGTAGATACAGCTGCAATATCTGTTAATTTTAAGTCATCAATTAATATCATATATCTTCAACTCCTAGATAATTGACTACTACACTAGCATTACATTTAGCAAACTGATGTGACTCTAGCTTTTTGTAAGTTGGAGAAGTGATGACAGTTCTCTTTACTCCCGCAAGCTTTAATCTTTTGATTAGCTCATCTGGAATAATATCTCTTCCTAGCTTACTCTTTTGCCATTCTATATACTCATTTACAGCTGTTTGTACTTTAGCTTTTATAGAGTTAATATTAATTTCATCTGCTTTGTTTATGTAATAATCAAATTCAACTTTGTAATCTACAACTTCAGGGCTTTTTATAGTAACCTTATCTGTCAAAGGTCTTATTTCATCTGAGTTTACAACCTTTAAAACTTGACTTCTCAACTCTTCAGAAGGAACTCCATCTTTTGTAAGTACATAAATATCAACTTCACAAGGCTTTGAACTTTTGACTGTTACATCTACTATCTCTGGAGATGTAGATAATGTCCAGAACACATAAGCCCCTTCTGACCCCGCAACAGAAAAAGAGTCAGGTACAAGTCTTAATCTTTCTCTATATACTTCATCTTCTTCCAGGTCTGTACCTCCGTTTGAAATTGTGATGTTTTCTACTTTAGAGAAATAAGGATATAAGTCAACCATTGTATTAATGTGTCCAACAGGAATGTTATTCCCAATTGTTCCAGGAGTCTTACATGTTGCAATACCGTCT is part of the Fusobacterium nucleatum genome and encodes:
- a CDS encoding M15 family metallopeptidase, yielding MYTLSQSSLEKLKGVHLNLVNFLKELILISPWDFKITAGVRTAAEQNLEYQKGRTLPGIKVTKADGYKQKSNHQIKFDGLGYAADIGVLVREKVKVKVKENGKEIEKEVEKIVYKGSWKDFHYYQDIYNVAREKGLLEKYGIEWGGNCWKSFKDAPHWQIKGADKVAFK
- a CDS encoding phage tail protein translates to MKFNGITKKGREYLAKIQAENKPINFSKIKIGDGRLDNYDNPAELEHLINQKVDKGILTLNQEHDTVILTTNIDNVSLRTGYYPREIGVFVNDNGQEIMYYYMNDGDETSWIPPETDGPFKIELKLNLIASNAQSITVPNSGKDLYITKEFLETNYTQKGGYVGTAQEIDDRVVSALGKEDGKFPLTEAVKGDVYYFTGNKKFYICKESQSRRVSVPDGNFEELSIWENRKRLENLNKHLQYVIKYNNTIIFQKNDIGAILTTDGLGVRIPKNHNILVIATGSTGNNSYAIGIFPNAEKNISEKCGFSFYPQSNSRITCSYVLDNTDTIYVRALTTKAPHTHPQYIINYLDKPENDIIVNCILLD
- a CDS encoding phage tail protein yields the protein MILIDDLKLTDIAAVSTLDDATTKWIYEAIDYVLKGRNSIINRELKKLEIIDLMNEQEINMLLWEYSIYTKNATLEEKKKIVKRAIFSKINMGTTKVLKDVCGLLYKGFDVKEWTDYNGKPGTFRIYTDKKMTDPDEYRELMENIEANKNVRSHLDYIELKQVNTSKYYVSGFKEVTLLATKENKKKDFTVNNIVYIKAYKQITGGMTK
- a CDS encoding baseplate J/gp47 family protein; translated protein: MIDDTYEILDANAEELRQQMQEKFEELSGRQISKYSPEGLIFASVAYLIAIREENYNDNLKQNYLKYARDYRLDLLGDRYGDRGLRLDEQYAKATFRFSIISSKQKKIVIPKGSLIRYNDLYFETNEEYSIAENTLHVDGIATCKTPGTIGNNIPVGHINTMVDLYPYFSKVENITISNGGTDLEEDEVYRERLRLVPDSFSVAGSEGAYVFWTLSTSPEIVDVTVKSSKPCEVDIYVLTKDGVPSEELRSQVLKVVNSDEIRPLTDKVTIKSPEVVDYKVEFDYYINKADEININSIKAKVQTAVNEYIEWQKSKLGRDIIPDELIKRLKLAGVKRTVITSPTYKKLESHQFAKCNASVVVNYLGVEDI